One region of Duncaniella freteri genomic DNA includes:
- a CDS encoding AAA family ATPase: MIQELKIKNFKSFRDEVELSFEPSGDDRYNSVVTMPDGVQLLRFAVVLGANASGKSNLLDAVEFLREFWNNIPATNDDGTNVQPFLMRKSALSYDTEIEIKLYVDGIRYWYQLTVNPEKVCREALFVYLTNRPTKVFCREDVQGVSKLTFNSTVAKLSPAEVDIMTMNCLRNMSVLAVLKKVNIAVPYLDNMRRWIDSRMLPLQSGSLSSLSQGAKKMIADSEDFREYLMQFAQEADFNISDIKIQKMAALFGHTVEGVTGSESYVLPENCQSTGTKRMVELESLIYTQLKRQAFLCIDEIEASMHPNLMEYILAKFINTPDNQSQLLVSTHYDPILKDIDDLFGKDSVWFTEKCKDGNTTLFSLVDFKGLNKLSSIHRAYMNGQFGALPNVL; this comes from the coding sequence ATGATACAAGAGCTGAAAATAAAAAATTTCAAGTCCTTCCGTGACGAAGTTGAACTAAGTTTCGAGCCTTCGGGAGATGACCGTTACAACAGTGTTGTAACCATGCCTGACGGGGTGCAGTTACTCCGCTTTGCAGTTGTTCTCGGAGCCAATGCCAGCGGCAAATCTAATCTTTTGGATGCCGTTGAGTTCCTTCGTGAATTCTGGAATAATATCCCTGCCACAAATGATGATGGAACAAATGTCCAGCCATTCCTTATGCGGAAGTCGGCTTTGTCTTATGACACAGAGATTGAGATCAAATTGTATGTGGACGGCATACGTTACTGGTATCAGCTTACGGTGAATCCAGAAAAGGTATGTCGTGAGGCATTATTTGTCTATCTCACAAATCGCCCGACAAAGGTGTTTTGTCGAGAGGACGTACAGGGCGTATCAAAGCTGACATTCAATTCAACTGTCGCCAAGCTCTCTCCGGCAGAGGTGGATATTATGACAATGAACTGCCTGCGAAATATGTCGGTTCTTGCCGTATTGAAAAAAGTCAATATCGCCGTGCCTTATCTTGATAATATGCGCCGTTGGATTGACAGCCGGATGCTTCCTTTGCAGAGTGGTTCGCTTTCATCATTATCGCAGGGAGCAAAGAAGATGATTGCAGACAGCGAGGATTTCAGGGAATACCTGATGCAGTTCGCACAAGAAGCCGACTTCAACATATCCGACATCAAGATACAGAAAATGGCTGCATTATTCGGTCATACCGTGGAGGGAGTGACTGGAAGTGAGAGTTATGTTTTGCCCGAAAACTGCCAGAGTACAGGTACAAAGCGTATGGTTGAACTGGAGTCGCTTATATATACACAATTGAAGCGACAGGCTTTTCTGTGCATTGATGAGATTGAGGCAAGTATGCACCCCAATCTTATGGAATACATACTTGCCAAATTTATAAACACCCCGGACAATCAATCACAACTGCTTGTATCGACTCACTATGATCCAATCTTGAAAGATATTGATGATTTGTTTGGCAAGGATTCCGTATGGTTTACTGAAAAGTGTAAAGACGGCAATACCACACTGTTTTCTCTTGTTGATTTCAAAGGGCTTAACAAGCTGTCTTCAATTCATCGAGCCTATATGAACGGTCAGTTTGGCGCATTGCCGAATGTATTGTAG
- a CDS encoding RloB family protein: protein MARRIRERKLKNPTITIIGEGATERYYFTHLKRLRGYNYVCKPRNFTEQTFDEMRKQIERVLADNGIAVCVFDADVTRTRPAEKAKFEDLKRKYADNPAVILCDSMPSIEFWFLLHYLNTNRYFATSDDVINALHRYMPNFSKHQSFLSKESWVSELLADNRLDTAIVNANTIGTEGESYSRLPDLFEIVDIK from the coding sequence ATGGCACGAAGAATACGAGAGCGCAAGCTAAAAAATCCGACAATCACCATCATCGGAGAAGGAGCAACCGAGCGATACTATTTCACGCATCTCAAAAGGCTGCGTGGATATAACTATGTCTGCAAACCGCGAAATTTTACTGAGCAAACGTTTGATGAAATGCGGAAGCAGATTGAACGTGTGCTTGCCGATAACGGAATTGCCGTATGCGTTTTTGACGCTGATGTTACCCGTACCCGACCGGCTGAAAAAGCAAAGTTTGAAGATCTGAAACGTAAGTATGCAGACAATCCTGCTGTCATATTATGTGACAGTATGCCGTCTATTGAGTTTTGGTTTCTCTTGCATTACCTGAACACAAATCGCTATTTCGCCACGTCTGACGATGTGATTAATGCCTTACACCGCTATATGCCCAATTTCAGCAAGCATCAATCATTCCTCTCCAAAGAATCATGGGTTTCGGAGTTGCTTGCAGACAATCGTCTTGATACAGCAATAGTCAATGCCAATACTATCGGTACGGAGGGAGAATCTTACAGTAGATTGCCTGATTTATTTGAGATTGTTGATATAAAGTAA
- a CDS encoding PcfK-like family protein: protein MATTRENKGTRAFNKTIKAYLEERAENDALFAVKFANPSKSVEECVTYILNSVQKSGCNGFEDDEIFGMATHYYDEEEIEVGKPINCQVVVNHTVELTEEEKEQARQDAIAKLRDEEMAKMRKPIQPKKTTDNRTQVEQPSLFDF, encoded by the coding sequence ATGGCAACCACAAGAGAAAACAAAGGCACACGAGCCTTTAACAAAACTATCAAGGCGTATCTTGAAGAACGAGCCGAGAATGACGCGCTGTTTGCAGTCAAGTTTGCAAATCCCTCGAAATCAGTCGAGGAGTGCGTGACCTACATACTAAACTCCGTGCAGAAAAGCGGTTGCAACGGGTTCGAGGACGATGAAATATTCGGAATGGCAACCCACTATTATGACGAGGAAGAAATTGAGGTCGGCAAACCAATCAACTGCCAAGTGGTGGTCAACCATACGGTAGAACTCACTGAGGAAGAAAAGGAACAGGCACGGCAGGACGCCATCGCAAAACTCCGTGACGAGGAAATGGCGAAAATGCGCAAGCCAATCCAGCCCAAGAAAACTACCGACAACAGAACCCAAGTTGAGCAACCAAGTCTATTCGACTTCTAA
- a CDS encoding PcfJ domain-containing protein: MKPKTALQKQVAKASATLRPLSYSQKEWAYNHCFEHIAYRTKSGTITCSDCGHVWKSGKGTLCDTIAGCKCPNCGKELQVKDTLKRKYGQTSYFSVITTHNGFQVIRVAQIKSESLKGKPAKYYCNEVVQRWISANGKVTDMALLRGFNFCYCDVWSLFSDMEIRPHNSLYDDVCVWSKVYPKMSVLPQLRRNGFKGDFYGVTPVSLFKGLLSDPKIETLMKEGNIEEMRYFLSNPDTADELWASYIIARRHHYCINNLRMWCDYLKMLKNLGQDLRNPKNICPDDFIKAHDEVNRRIDAKREKERAELERRYERERREREQQRLLREKQKEQDFINQKSKFFGLVISDNEITVKVLESIEEYYEEGKTQNICVFGSSYYTKANSLILSARIDGRIIETVEVDLHTFQVVQCHGKNNKDTDYHERIVNLVNANAKKIRERMMTA, encoded by the coding sequence ATGAAACCCAAGACAGCACTACAAAAGCAAGTGGCAAAGGCATCTGCCACCCTGCGCCCACTATCATACTCGCAGAAAGAATGGGCATACAACCATTGCTTTGAACACATCGCCTACCGCACCAAGAGCGGAACGATTACCTGCTCAGACTGCGGACACGTCTGGAAAAGCGGAAAGGGAACGCTTTGCGACACCATTGCAGGGTGCAAATGCCCCAACTGCGGAAAGGAACTGCAAGTGAAAGATACTCTCAAACGTAAGTACGGGCAGACATCATATTTCAGCGTGATTACTACCCACAACGGATTTCAGGTTATCCGAGTGGCGCAGATTAAGAGCGAAAGTCTAAAAGGCAAGCCTGCTAAATATTACTGCAACGAGGTCGTTCAACGCTGGATTTCTGCAAACGGCAAAGTTACCGATATGGCTTTATTGCGAGGATTTAATTTCTGCTACTGCGATGTTTGGTCTTTATTCAGCGATATGGAGATAAGACCTCACAACAGTCTTTATGACGATGTGTGCGTTTGGAGCAAGGTATATCCGAAAATGTCAGTTTTGCCACAACTCCGTCGCAACGGCTTCAAGGGCGATTTCTACGGAGTAACACCCGTCAGTCTTTTCAAAGGTCTGCTGTCCGACCCTAAGATAGAAACGCTGATGAAAGAGGGCAATATTGAGGAAATGAGATACTTTCTCTCAAATCCCGATACTGCCGATGAACTTTGGGCATCATACATCATCGCAAGACGCCACCACTACTGCATCAACAATCTCCGAATGTGGTGCGACTATCTGAAAATGCTGAAAAATCTCGGTCAAGACCTGCGCAATCCAAAAAACATCTGCCCCGATGATTTCATCAAGGCACACGATGAGGTAAACCGAAGGATAGACGCCAAGAGGGAAAAGGAACGTGCCGAATTGGAGCGTAGATATGAGCGGGAAAGGCGTGAGCGAGAACAGCAAAGACTATTGCGAGAGAAACAGAAAGAGCAGGATTTCATCAACCAAAAATCCAAATTCTTCGGGCTGGTAATATCCGACAACGAGATAACGGTCAAGGTGCTTGAAAGCATAGAGGAATACTATGAGGAAGGTAAAACGCAGAATATATGCGTATTCGGTTCAAGCTATTATACCAAAGCCAACTCCCTTATTCTCTCGGCGAGGATAGACGGCAGAATAATTGAAACGGTAGAGGTTGACCTCCACACCTTCCAAGTCGTTCAGTGTCACGGCAAGAATAACAAGGATACCGATTACCACGAAAGGATTGTCAACCTTGTCAATGCCAACGCCAAGAAAATCCGAGAGAGAATGATGACAGCCTAA
- a CDS encoding DUF3873 domain-containing protein, translating to MATKLTANGVSTTTIPGTEQYEVFYTGYRSRRKKHYQYDYRHTDGELFSCVAGTLKECRQRRDEWLNKKIKNSK from the coding sequence ATGGCAACAAAACTCACCGCCAACGGAGTAAGCACAACTACTATTCCCGGCACAGAACAATACGAGGTGTTTTACACCGGCTACCGCTCACGGCGAAAGAAACACTACCAATATGATTACCGCCACACCGATGGAGAATTATTCTCCTGCGTGGCAGGCACACTCAAAGAGTGCAGACAACGCCGTGATGAATGGCTTAACAAGAAAATCAAAAACTCAAAATAA